CCCCACTCCAGTGCCCCCTCTGCGGCGCCTCCGGCCTCTCCACCGTCAGGTACTCCGGATCCGCTAGgattttttgtccttttttatttggttttaagCCGAATCGAGTTGTGAAGTTgatcttgaagaatcggtgatGAATTGGTTGGAATAGGTCGATGCATCGATTTTGAGCTCCGATGATCACTGGGATTCGGGTCGGTGGTAGATCGGTTAGGTATTTTGTTTGCTTTCGATTgaatcaagttgtttttgaaaTGATCTGACGAGTTTGATCGTAGGAGCGGATGAAGAGTCGGTCGAATTGTTTTGAAATGGTTTCGATCGAAGTAGATTTTGATGAATCCGCTAGGGTTCGGTGTTACAGTATTAGTTTTCGACCggatcgagttgttttcgaatGAGATTTTAAAATCGATTTTGTAGAATCCATGGAAATCGGTTGATCCGCCCTCTTCACAACTCCTCATGATCGTCGTTGTTGGTTTTGAGCTCCGATGATCGGCTAGGGTTTTGCTTTAGCTTTGATCGGATGCGATTGAAGTTGATCTCACAGAATCGGTAGATCCGGGTTTTCCGCAACCATTAATTTGTTATGTTCATCGTTGGTTTTGAGCTCCGACAATCGCTAGGGTTTTGATCGAATCGGTGGTCGATCAGTAAAGGGTTTGGTTTGCTTTTGATCGGATATAGTTGTTCGAGAGCGATCTTAGTATCGATTATACATCATTTCTACTCTGATTGTCCTTATAACTTCCCGTCCAGTTGGTTTGGATCATACTCGGATGTCGAAAGAAGCTATCAaataataacttattcggtATTAAAAGAATTTCTTTTAGTGATTAAAAGTAAATAGTTTGATGTATCTTTCTTTTAGTGATTAAAAGTAAATAGTTTGATGTATCTTTGATTTGGTAGAATCGCATATttcatatgatttattttattgaagGTTGAATGTCAAATAATATACGCTTTTTgagtaaataaaagaaatacgCCGAGCAAGATTTTCTTGCATCTAAACATTAAAACATGACTTTAATAAATTGTTACAAGTTTATCTCAAGTGATTTTATAATAAACAAAAGGAGGAATCATAGCAACTTTTTGGTGATTTTACCGCGCGAAAATCTTATCCTTTTGTCGTTTGTAACGAGCGCAATGTAATGCATTCTATTTTTCGCCAATCAGGTTTTTCCGTTCGCATGGTTGTCGAGGAAAGTGGAAAATGTTTTGTGAAAGGAATTACCGATGACGATGATAACATGTTTCTTTCATTCCTACTCTCTTTAACCTACTCTGTTTGATGCTTTTGTTTTATAACTAGTGAAATATGATCGAAACTAGACCAGTTGTTCCACCGATGATTCTCTGGAacttatcctctctctctctctctctcgatctctcaaTGTTTGTTTATGAAGCAATTAGATGATAATAGATGATCTCTCGATGTTTGTTTATGAAGCAATTAGATGATAATAGATGTAGTATAGATGACATTGTGAGTTGAACTTGTGAGCAGGTCGAAGCCGAGTTTGGCGGCTGTGGTAGCATGCATGATGCCGTTTATGCTGGGAGTGTGCTTCCTCTGCCCCTCAATGGACTGCCTCTGGCACAAATACCATTACTGCCCTAGCTGCGGCGAAAAGGTATTAGTGTCTCATTTTCACATCGGAGtcctgtggtttttttttcGCACCGCTTGGGTGTCCCGAGATTGCGGTCGTAATTTCCGCAAGTGCCTTTCAGCTATAGCTCTGCTAGAATTAGgcggtgtttggcctagctatTCAAAAGTGATTCTGAgcccaaaatcacttttgagcTCAGTAGAGTGTTTGGGAATGACATTCTGAAAATCTAATTCtgagaaaactgattttgaaggctccAGAATTAGAAGCATAAAAAAGCTGCTTCTCCAAAACTTattctgattttgaactcaaacttctgatttttatttttattttagattcaaagtataaatttaatattaaacttaaattttaaaattcaaattttaaatttcaaatttcaaatttcaaattttaaattcaaaattttaaattttaattttacttttaaatttgaaatttcaaaattcaaattttcattttcattttcaattttcaatttttcaatttttcaatttttcattttcttcaatttcataattttaatttcaaaattaaaattttgaattttgaattttaattttaatttttaattttttatttgaaatttgaaatttgaaattttaaatttgaaaatttaaatttaaatttttaaatttgaaattttaaatttagatttaaaaattcagattttaaatttaaaattttgaaatttcaaatttatttttgtacaaatttgaaacttaaaaattatacttttattaaattgaaatttaaattttaaattattttaaaaataaagtttagtaaaaatattaatatatgcaaacattaaaattttttggccAAACATTTTTagaaaatcacttcagaaaaatcacttttttctaAATTCAACCAAACACTCTAAGCTTTTCACTAAAATCAATTCTCCGAACCAAAATTACTTTTGCAAAAATCACTTCTctagaagctaggccaaactgGCCCTTAGGTTTTGATTTCAAGAAGCAGGTTTAGCTGCATTTGATTTTAGATCTCGAAAATTAGAAAGCTGATTCTAAAACTCAGAATCAGAatttagaaacaaaattgtCAAACGCTTTATTAAGTCAAAGATCACTTTTGGATTCAAAATCACTTTTGGAGTcctgtgttttttttcttttcttttttttttctttctttctttctgtaGCACTTGGGTGCCCCGAGATTGCGATCCAAATTTCCCTGCAAGCGCCTTTCTGCAAGCTCTGTTAGAATCAGgttctttttgggttttggtccATACTAGCAGGTTTGCATCATTCTCGGGCCTGGTTCTGATCAATAAACTCAACCGGAAACCCAAATTGAGAGCCGAGTTCCTACGGGCTTTCGATCGAGCTTTAAGGTGAAGGCAAGCCCTTATAGAAAACTAGAAAATGGCAATCTCAGGGAACCTAAACGATACAAATCTCACAGAAAAAACCAGAAAATGCAGTCTCAGGGAACCTAAATGATACAAAGTGTGTTACACCATTCTTTTTTCTGATACTCACCCCTccttccccttttttttaaaaaaaaaacaaaaagaatctTTGGAGCTTCTTCCTCTCCTGATTTTGCATTGACGTTACCGTTGCTAACTAAACAGGTTGGTGAGTTCAAGAAATTGGATCCGTGTCTCGTGGTCGATCCGACTCGCTGGAACGAGCCGAGCTTTGCGGTGCCTGCATAGTGCGTAAACTAAACCGTACTCTCTTCAGTTTCCTGTTTTGTTCGCTCGTACTTTGAATTCTCCTGTAATGGGGCTTGTATATTTTGGTTCTCAGCGTACACATGACCTGCAACGATATTGTTAACAGTGTATTTCATGTATATTTTTCGGAATCTTGTAGCCTGTGAAAAACACGTGCACGCACAGAGACGAAGCAAAATACGATGTTCCGTACACATTCTCAAATAAAttcacaaaaacaaaacaagaatATTCTTAAGAAacgttaaagaaaaaaaaggaatgcgACTATTTTAACTATCGTTGTCTCGTCTAAATAAGAGCTTATTTGTATCGAAAACACCTTCCAATTGATCGGCAAAGCGAAAATTTTTGGCCTTATTTGTGCTAAATAgttaaggaaaagaaaaaatattttcggcGTTACTAACACGTAATTTTCCAAAACTCGTGCCATGAGAATTGCTCTGAGACGTGAGGGCGGAGAGGTGAGCGGTTGTGAAAAAGATACGATTTAATTCATTAACTCTTACCAATTACAAGCTACTTtgcataatattataattattataatgtCCTGCAGCAtatcttatgagtatagagccttttgtaTCAAAATCTTTTACCGCTTTGATCTAccctttttaattatttcaccCGTGTAAATATAACTattcacccactcaaccctaggggcccactaTCAATTCTAACAATAACCACTTCATCCCCAACCGCAcatttttcatctgaacggccAACaaagttatgagtacaaagactCATACTCATATGGGGGGAGTAAAGTAGCCCagccaatatataatatatataagatatatatatattctaatatatataataagtatatatatatagattatataacAGTGTGAATTGAGCTAGAAATTTTAGAAGTATTCATCCCTTGGTGCTTTAGGTTCTAGCCCTGGATCTTACCTTGAATTATATAAGTAGTCTTTTGATCAAAGGCTATTCCACCTACCAACCACACTACCCACCAATCATCGCCAATTTACATTCTCCTATCCAAGGATTAGAAAACTCTAAAAGGCCTTTATGATTGTTGTGTGTGCGTTTTAGAGTAGTTCTGAGCTCAACTACTATTAATATTCCCTCACAATAGAGTAAGTGCGGAcaacttacaaaaaaaaaaaaaaaaggttaaaaacaGTCATTGGCCCAAGAGGCTCTGAATCTGTGAGGAGCGTGGCTGGTCCTATAGCGTGGGGTTCATTGCGATCTGTCCCTAGGCTGCGAGTGATAGCGGAAGTGAGGTTTCTGCCGCGGTCCGATCCATCCGATCCGCCCGATCCGCATGGCCGGATCGCGTTGGTGCTCCTTCTCAATATTCAAACTACTTATCACGACAACACTACTACTGGAGGGGAAAAGAGACCTTGccaaaaaacccaaaaagacAAAGAAGAACTCCAGAAGAGTTCTGATTCAGCGGTCTCTTCTGCTAATTCCTCGATCCGGCCCGGATCTCGCGACCTGCGCGACCGTGATCTAGATAACAGGCGACCATGTAAGATGTCCGAAATGATGTAACATGCCGCGCCGCACAATTCAATTTCTTCGAGCGGGCCTATCTGCAAGTAATGTATAGTCCGAAGATATGGAGAATGAAACCCACGGCACCAAGAATGGATATGTGTTATCAAACACTTGGCATAAAACGGCTGGTACATAGCACAGGCCACAGCTTAGTTGCTGAcgcttcaaataaaaaaaaaaaaaaaaaaaaattaatatattactgTACAAGGGCAATTTTGTCTTTAACTAATGCCTTTGCTCAAACATATATACATGATCACATTAACCTTTGTACTGTAAATGAGTAACGAGATGTATTGAGGAATCTTCAAACACTTGAGGTGCTTCTACACATTGGATCCGCATCGATCGGCGAATCAGAAGAGATCCAGTGAATTGTGCATGTCAACACCGACGATTACTATGCAGATCCTACGGTGAAAAGTCAAAGCACTGTGAAACTTCGTAAATCTAGCGTtgtattaaaaatgaaaaatgttatatataatgatataatatatatatatatatatatattatataatatataatatatatatctatatatgtgtgtgtgtgtgtgtgtgtgtgtgtgtgcgcgcgcgtgcgcgcgcgcgcgcattAACCTACTTAAAATAGTATATAGGTGTCGAAATATAAAACTTAGGGTATTACATCGAACTATTGAAGATCATAAGTGTTAATCAACTATTTCAAAAACACATTCTAATATGAAGGACATATTCATCGTATTTGAGAACTCGACCACAGTGCATGCTCATTGGCTTCAACCCGACTCAACCTACCTGAACATTAACTCTATTGTCGAATCTCTTGCTGTTAGATTTATTGTTGATCGCAGCTCCATCCAACTTATTAAACTCCTCCAATTAATCAACTTATTATTCTTCTGATTCTATTGTTATGGGGCAGAAATTAAGTTAAACCTATTTTAACTAACATCAAAAAGCTAACAACTACAGCTTAGTAAATATGCAATATtatggagatgatgatgatgatgatgatgcatctACAAGAAAACGTTAACTAATATTGTGAAGCTTTGACATGCACCACATGTCAAATCTAACTAAAGAATCAAACACACTCTCATAGTATTTTTTTGCCAGCCACTGCAAATATATAGCTTACATTATGTGCGTATCCTAGTAATTGATTCATGTCAAAAAGTGGAAAAGAGTTGAGACAATATTGAAATGCAGAAGAGGCTTTGGTCTATCATGAAGGAAAAGAGCCACTCAGAGTAGCCAAGGAGACTGCCTATGCAACCACACAACAATCTTTGGAGCAAAACATGCACGGATTTAAGCCCACGCGCGTTGCAGACGCTTAAGAATAGCGTAGGAGATCGTAGGCAAGTCATCCTTGGCTATCGGAGATAGGCTCTCGTCCTCATGCGAGGCCCCTCTTCTTATTTGGCTCTGCAATTTTCTCTGGTGATCGACCTCGTTGCGCATGTATTTATAGTAGAGTTAGAGGATGAGATCAACCAAAAGGTTCCCACAATTATTGACTTTGAATGGCAACTTGCCTCACCACAAATGTATATTGACCTACATTATATGCTCCTCATCTCCAAAGAGAATATATTCATTGGAGTGGCCAAGTGATAAGAACAcaatgaaagagagagggggggacaTTCTCTTTGTACTTTATGCAAAGATGATATAAGGTCTAGAAATTGTTCTTGGAAAGAAATTGTACATGATAAAGCCTTTTACTGAAAGGGCCTTTGTGTTCTTGGATTATTAGGCCAATAGACCTTTCAATACTCTCCTTACACAACTTGTTTTTGACCATGACATGTTGAGAAATGAggatcatatataattttacccATCCTTGAATAGNatttttttttttgttattgggACGGTTactgtttttaatttttatacttgGTCGCGTTTGGATAAAGTTCGAATTTTAATCGAGTTCACTAGGTAATGTGAGGC
This DNA window, taken from Ananas comosus cultivar F153 linkage group 21, ASM154086v1, whole genome shotgun sequence, encodes the following:
- the LOC109726159 gene encoding lipopolysaccharide-induced tumor necrosis factor-alpha factor-like: MATTKEGAEKGEEPALGIPYPYSSGAAPAQAGAAVAAPAPAPGHYYYVGENPYQAGMIPPNAVVGDPKGIPLRQTMFGDTPAPLQCPLCGASGLSTVRSKPSLAAVVACMMPFMLGVCFLCPSMDCLWHKYHYCPSCGEKVGEFKKLDPCLVVDPTRWNEPSFAVPA